One part of the Corallococcus caeni genome encodes these proteins:
- a CDS encoding SDR family oxidoreductase → MSAHSSQQSVTASSTILEQVRQCAASVTRYPLDILTEHAQLEDELGIDSVKLAEIAAVIAREFHLPPDRLPRNGKARTLGAIAEAVTEALGTAPKPSLHVAPAQPQVTPVASVQLQVAPVASVPAVVEAKAGPGAADLLPRVRAVFARVTRYPEDLLTPHADLEDELGIDSVKQAEVMAVLMKELGLGDAPKPSQRLRTMAAIADAARALLPSTPSTSAVPEVKPRAPVHAAPVPSRTEPTFAGKVALVTGSGKGIGRVIATRLARAGATVVVNSFHSREDGEKTARDIVDAGGKALHLWGSVAQEEHLERMFSAIREQLGGLDLLVCNASNGLIGPFDRIAPRDWDKAFRTCITGTYECAMRARPLMAARGGGSIVTMSTSMSQRYMHDLGCQGVVKAGVESLTRYLAAELAPEGIRTNCVSAGPVHGDLLGMFPDAPERVARWESATPGGRLCTADDVADVTELLLGPKTQRVNGAIWVVDAGLSGTVDGLLPAARAS, encoded by the coding sequence ATGTCCGCACATTCATCGCAGCAGAGCGTCACCGCGTCGTCGACCATCCTCGAGCAGGTGCGTCAGTGCGCCGCGTCCGTCACCCGCTATCCGCTCGACATCCTGACGGAGCACGCGCAGCTCGAGGATGAACTGGGCATCGACTCCGTGAAGCTCGCGGAGATCGCGGCCGTCATCGCGCGCGAGTTCCACCTGCCGCCGGACCGGCTGCCGCGCAACGGGAAGGCGCGCACGCTCGGCGCCATCGCGGAGGCGGTGACGGAGGCGCTGGGCACGGCACCGAAGCCGTCGCTCCACGTCGCGCCCGCGCAGCCGCAGGTGACGCCTGTCGCATCCGTGCAGCTGCAGGTGGCGCCCGTCGCTTCCGTGCCCGCTGTCGTGGAAGCGAAGGCGGGCCCTGGCGCCGCGGACCTCCTGCCGCGCGTGCGCGCCGTGTTCGCGCGCGTGACGCGCTATCCGGAAGACCTGCTCACGCCGCACGCGGACCTGGAGGACGAGCTGGGCATCGACTCCGTGAAGCAGGCGGAGGTGATGGCCGTGCTCATGAAGGAACTGGGCCTGGGTGACGCTCCGAAGCCCTCGCAGCGCCTGCGCACGATGGCCGCCATCGCCGACGCGGCCCGCGCGCTGTTGCCGTCCACTCCGTCCACGTCGGCCGTTCCGGAGGTCAAGCCTCGCGCCCCCGTCCACGCCGCGCCGGTCCCGTCGCGCACGGAGCCGACCTTCGCGGGGAAGGTCGCGCTCGTCACGGGTTCGGGGAAGGGCATTGGCCGCGTCATCGCGACGCGGCTGGCGCGCGCGGGGGCGACGGTGGTCGTCAACTCGTTCCACTCCCGCGAGGACGGGGAGAAGACGGCGCGGGACATCGTGGACGCGGGCGGCAAGGCGCTCCACCTGTGGGGCTCCGTCGCGCAGGAGGAGCACCTGGAGCGGATGTTCTCCGCGATCCGCGAGCAGTTGGGCGGGCTCGACCTGCTCGTGTGCAATGCGTCCAACGGGCTCATCGGTCCGTTCGACCGCATCGCGCCCCGGGACTGGGACAAGGCGTTCCGCACCTGCATCACCGGCACGTATGAGTGCGCGATGCGCGCCCGTCCGCTGATGGCCGCGCGCGGGGGCGGGAGCATCGTCACCATGTCCACGTCCATGTCCCAGCGGTACATGCACGACCTGGGTTGCCAGGGCGTGGTGAAGGCGGGCGTGGAGTCGCTCACGCGCTACCTGGCCGCGGAGCTGGCGCCGGAGGGCATCCGCACCAACTGCGTGTCCGCGGGGCCCGTGCACGGGGACCTGCTGGGCATGTTCCCGGACGCACCCGAGCGCGTCGCGCGCTGGGAGTCCGCCACGCCCGGTGGACGGCTGTGCACCGCGGACGACGTCGCGGACGTGACCGAGCTGCTGCTGGGGCCGAAGACCCAGCGCGTGAATGGCGCCATCTGGGTGGTGGACGCCGGCCTCTCCGGGACCGTGGACGGCCTGCTGCCGGCCGCTCGCGCGTCCTGA
- a CDS encoding tetratricopeptide repeat protein, with amino-acid sequence MATLSAEVGGKLHDSRRAREFGKKGCELSHAPSCALVATLYFEGTGADKNDERAAEFAQKACDGGSASGCATLGVLKLGGHGEGPEVTAGVKLLERACTEGAAAGCFELSGLYALGRGVKQDDQRAHLLKQQGCDGGHGRACFELGMAYDGASHVVKHDKSKAAALFEKSCALKLPEGCLTLAEMLLDGVGIQADAPRAATLLGPLCDSGDAGSCGRLGDLYEKGRGVERDVERARALKQKACEGRSLDYCARR; translated from the coding sequence GTGGCGACGCTTTCAGCGGAGGTGGGCGGAAAGCTCCACGACAGCCGACGGGCCCGGGAGTTTGGCAAGAAAGGCTGCGAGCTCTCCCACGCCCCCAGCTGCGCCCTGGTCGCGACGCTCTATTTCGAAGGCACCGGCGCCGACAAGAACGACGAGCGCGCGGCGGAGTTCGCCCAGAAGGCCTGCGATGGCGGCAGCGCCTCCGGCTGCGCCACCCTGGGCGTCCTGAAGCTCGGGGGCCACGGGGAGGGGCCGGAAGTGACCGCCGGCGTGAAGCTGCTCGAACGCGCCTGCACGGAAGGGGCGGCCGCCGGTTGCTTCGAGCTCTCCGGCCTCTACGCCCTGGGCCGTGGCGTGAAGCAGGACGACCAGCGCGCCCACCTCCTGAAGCAGCAGGGGTGTGATGGGGGCCACGGCCGGGCCTGCTTCGAGCTGGGCATGGCCTACGACGGAGCCTCCCACGTCGTGAAGCACGACAAGTCGAAGGCGGCCGCGCTGTTCGAGAAGTCCTGCGCGCTCAAGCTGCCGGAAGGATGCCTCACCCTCGCGGAGATGCTCCTGGACGGCGTCGGGATCCAGGCCGACGCTCCCCGGGCCGCCACGCTGCTCGGCCCCCTCTGTGACTCGGGAGACGCCGGGTCCTGCGGCAGGCTTGGCGACCTGTATGAGAAGGGCCGTGGGGTGGAGCGGGACGTGGAACGCGCCAGGGCGTTGAAACAGAAGGCCTGCGAAGGGAGAAGCCTGGACTACTGCGCGCGCCGGTAG
- a CDS encoding YciI family protein: MRFMIIRRADKDTEAGVLPDEKLLAAMTAYNEEMVKAGVMLQGEGLQPTSKGARVKFTNGKPTIIDGPFTETKELIAGFSIIQVKSREEALEWLKRWPSLDAGGNVELELRQIFEAEDFGAEFTPELRAQEERMRELAAKNR; encoded by the coding sequence ATGCGATTCATGATCATCCGCAGGGCGGACAAGGACACGGAGGCGGGCGTCCTCCCAGACGAGAAACTGCTGGCCGCCATGACCGCCTACAACGAGGAGATGGTGAAGGCCGGCGTGATGCTCCAGGGCGAGGGGCTCCAGCCCACCAGCAAGGGCGCACGCGTGAAGTTCACGAACGGCAAGCCAACCATCATCGACGGTCCCTTCACGGAGACGAAGGAGCTCATCGCCGGCTTCAGCATCATCCAGGTGAAGTCGAGGGAAGAGGCCCTGGAGTGGCTCAAGCGCTGGCCGTCCCTGGACGCGGGCGGCAACGTGGAGCTGGAGCTGCGGCAGATCTTCGAGGCCGAGGACTTCGGCGCCGAGTTCACGCCCGAGCTGCGCGCACAGGAGGAGCGCATGCGCGAGCTGGCCGCGAAGAACCGTTAG
- a CDS encoding serine hydrolase domain-containing protein, which yields MFQRMALLLVVCLAACGGKRLPTGPGSPPDRLDDGWAVASFEDAGVQRPWFDALEHDVSEGTLETPDAVLVARGGQLLYERYWNGFTREDAHDLRSATKSVTSLLVGMAHERGVLPDLDAPVLPLLPHLAPVRNPDPRKERITVRHLLQMRSGLSCDDWDPESPGNEERMYDTDDWARFIVDVPMRDEPGTVTRYCTGGVVLLGAVLEHVSGRTIADLSREWLFAPMKVQDFTWQPAGRKGTDTGGHLRLRPRDFLKVGQLMVDGGAWQGERRVSEAWVTESGKALGPLGDAGYGLLWWSTRFVINGNPVEVSFARGNGGQYVFVAPSLGLTAAFTASHYNDEAGSALPLVLFGRYVLPAALGLERPGASGYRRAQ from the coding sequence ATGTTCCAGCGGATGGCGCTGTTGCTGGTGGTGTGTCTCGCGGCGTGCGGAGGGAAGCGGCTGCCCACGGGACCGGGCTCGCCGCCGGACCGGCTCGACGACGGCTGGGCCGTGGCCTCGTTCGAGGACGCGGGCGTCCAGCGTCCCTGGTTCGACGCGCTGGAGCACGACGTGTCCGAGGGCACCTTGGAGACTCCGGACGCGGTGCTCGTCGCGCGCGGCGGCCAGCTCCTCTACGAGCGTTACTGGAACGGCTTCACGCGGGAAGACGCGCACGACCTGCGGTCCGCCACGAAGAGCGTCACGTCGCTGCTGGTGGGCATGGCGCACGAGCGCGGCGTGCTGCCGGACCTGGACGCGCCCGTGCTGCCGCTCTTGCCGCACCTGGCCCCGGTCCGGAACCCGGATCCGCGCAAGGAGCGCATCACGGTGCGCCACCTGCTCCAGATGCGTTCGGGGCTCTCGTGCGACGACTGGGACCCGGAGTCGCCCGGGAACGAGGAGCGGATGTACGACACGGACGACTGGGCCCGCTTCATTGTGGACGTCCCCATGCGGGACGAACCCGGCACCGTGACGCGCTACTGCACGGGCGGCGTGGTGCTGCTGGGCGCGGTGCTGGAGCACGTCAGCGGCCGGACCATCGCGGACCTGTCGCGCGAGTGGCTCTTCGCGCCCATGAAGGTCCAGGACTTCACCTGGCAGCCCGCGGGTAGGAAGGGCACCGACACGGGCGGCCACCTGCGCCTGCGTCCGCGCGACTTCCTCAAGGTGGGGCAGCTGATGGTCGACGGCGGGGCGTGGCAGGGCGAGCGCCGGGTCTCCGAGGCGTGGGTGACGGAGTCCGGCAAGGCGCTGGGGCCGCTGGGCGACGCCGGCTACGGGCTCCTGTGGTGGAGCACCCGCTTCGTCATCAACGGCAACCCGGTGGAGGTGTCCTTCGCGCGGGGCAACGGGGGCCAGTACGTCTTCGTCGCGCCCTCGCTGGGCCTCACCGCGGCCTTCACCGCCAGCCACTATAATGATGAGGCCGGCTCCGCCCTGCCCCTGGTCCTGTTTGGACGGTACGTGCTGCCGGCGGCGCTCGGGCTGGAGCGGCCGGGGGCGAGCGGCTACCGGCGCGCGCAGTAG
- a CDS encoding SDR family NAD(P)-dependent oxidoreductase: MDFFAVPYDIHFDDTMAYGSHHFLTNFKFQCAGREHLLFSPHAFEVPEFRRDFDQVLLLTYEGYSRNLAPAALGDRLVVLTSLEERGEVSLRFCFRTLKSDGTPVACGYQTVLCADRQGVLRAFPESFQRSFESLAALHEPAGAKSFRDLALQGGAGVQALFPQAVRELARTLLADTAPRGVSRTVRLPEPGLALPTNATAFLFAGQGTFEPALFLQLKALQPELREELGAVAEACRSQGIDVAPLLAAEDVAQVGRALDASPLLDQLGIFLSGVLGARWMERQGTRPDVFVGHSFGEIAAMTAAGALDLRTGAEVVCRRIRALQTVRDDLGTLAAVALSEPETVRAVAESGARSLEVAGRNHSRQTVVAGPREQLEQLRAFLERHGKGFTFISSRYPFHHPSLAPAVAAFRASLADLDVHPARGPIYSPIERKAYGGGRSELAGALASHLVRPFDFPGAVEALVGAGCTRFVDCGTAGRLTRIVQRILPSDTSVALTSLDRALPVTPPAASPVVRDAETVAPAIAVVSLGCMLPGGAKDPETYWRNIQRGISGIVDTGLSHPDQVVDFMGPAVTPDRTYTLLTGRVLDTDLVPPPGIQPDRFQRYGREQQLLAIALTQAMESLRSRAPRAPGRIQCLLGSTADGSPEYDDALCLEAGEALLRARGETALEFSALMREALGVSATSAELAPHPTLQAVVTDVVGAGVSTMLLDAACASSLYAIALGMKALERDEADLVLAGGVFSPGPGNSCLFSQFKGLSATGSRPFDERADGVIFGEGAGVVGLMRLEDAVSKGLRVHAVIRGAGLSSDGRSSSANVPRAEGQVAAMEACYAAAGVEPSSIQYIEAHGTATPAGDTTELQSIGRVFGGKRKGLQLASVKALIGHVGWAAGAASVIKLCKALEHRSFPPQSHFDRPGAGLRALGPDFEVSTREQPWPENGMDPRRAATNGFGFGGTNAHLVLEEYRGGTVAPRARAVPTAGHELVVVAAEGMFPEARFDARGLRLPASVRLLPDITEDMDLTQHLGLIVASDVVKKLGAFDSLRTGTAIVLGLEGKTRRGVEATQRVLADSTRRRLREHVQRSPESARLLPLVDRLHAAVGALRPSGPYTLQGMMPNVTPGRVAGALDTKGPNFVVDAGAHTLAASLRASRALLDSGFELVLVGSAHVRRPGEGSTAAMPEEGMAMLAVTTAEKAEARGLKPLCHLRMSEEAGSGPGVTLPPHSAQEAQEVLRAVRAASEGLATTLRFHPEAATGTRLVVQLRPGISAQPGAPAAAHLTNLSDSRTGLENRKLPLTVPVGPASAPAVAGGLPVLPSNGNWSDSRTSLDDHAGQEAADGFDHSAPIRYHAPVLVERPAPVTGPSALRGRRVLFIAQDESLARELAAQAHEACGPEFRIVHAGASDAASRIHGIDLTREETAESGLAALGFEPQVIVSVCRMAFDASESSVVADTALRHEALELLFLSARRAYAGLTAGTVTLASLCIGGIGPRRTLHPVTGLFAGLLKSLGREVPAHGIRAIATTPLPLLTALGHVASELGTGDDTAPVEVCFDGSVRCVRLLQPTEVPARPATTLDSRSVVLLTGGGRGVTAVLAGALLKRYGCKVVLLGRSDPSDAPERVLQARDEELGTVEREFYASELARDPSVRMPALRARFERHLAVRELRATLDGLTRLPGQMTYRAADVTRPEEVDRVVEALLREHGRLDLVVHGAGTQVSKKLHRRRLTELRSTLDTKLLGLRNLREACARRLPAPVPFHVLTSAFSYIGNDGQADYGAANEALDRLCAWVSDARQDVQWCSVGWLAWDGIGMTRGSEYRVLGASRRLRGIRADEGEALFLQLVDGQPVQPINVQLTESERAFYGLEVLAPPPPTPEPPRPSRRELTVNAASIPCLEDHLVRGTPTLPGAWALDLMFQAALDDARPELRTVTIEDIRFSRFIRVKPGGQQSLRAECTPLTDAPGRHSVQVKLTGDIVHASGVVLERDLVYAEARFTLTAEPPRTSPQLEAARASGHGVSVHDPHCATGSPIELRRMFDCLEEIRLEQDARFARLGLPEVSQQAGHGVPALVLDAALRLSAMHVAGVSNDVFAPVGVQRATFDRDLVSHDARAPRRLTLKALAPRVEGELLQCGTVAAHDEAGRLRMLVEGGIARPMA, encoded by the coding sequence ATGGACTTCTTCGCCGTCCCGTACGACATCCACTTCGATGACACGATGGCCTACGGGAGCCATCACTTCCTCACCAACTTCAAGTTCCAGTGCGCCGGCCGGGAGCACCTGCTCTTCAGCCCGCACGCCTTCGAGGTGCCCGAGTTCCGGCGCGACTTCGACCAGGTGCTGCTGCTCACCTACGAGGGCTATTCGCGCAACCTCGCCCCGGCGGCGCTGGGGGACCGGCTGGTGGTGCTGACGTCGCTGGAGGAGCGGGGCGAGGTGTCCCTGCGCTTCTGCTTCCGCACGTTGAAGAGCGACGGCACGCCGGTGGCCTGCGGCTACCAGACCGTGCTCTGCGCGGACCGGCAGGGCGTGCTGCGCGCCTTCCCGGAGTCCTTCCAGCGAAGCTTCGAATCCCTGGCGGCCCTCCACGAGCCGGCGGGCGCGAAGAGCTTCCGCGACCTCGCCTTGCAGGGAGGCGCGGGCGTCCAGGCGCTGTTCCCGCAAGCCGTGCGTGAGCTGGCGAGGACCCTGCTGGCGGACACCGCTCCGCGCGGGGTCTCCCGCACGGTCCGCCTTCCCGAGCCGGGGCTCGCGTTGCCCACCAACGCCACGGCGTTCCTGTTCGCGGGACAGGGCACGTTCGAGCCGGCCCTCTTCCTCCAGTTGAAGGCGCTCCAGCCGGAGCTGCGGGAGGAGCTGGGGGCGGTGGCGGAGGCGTGCCGTTCCCAGGGCATCGACGTGGCGCCGCTGCTCGCGGCGGAGGACGTCGCCCAGGTGGGCCGGGCGCTGGACGCGTCGCCGCTGTTGGATCAGCTCGGCATCTTCCTGTCCGGAGTGCTGGGGGCGCGGTGGATGGAGCGGCAGGGCACGCGGCCGGACGTGTTCGTGGGGCACAGCTTCGGGGAGATCGCGGCGATGACCGCGGCCGGTGCGCTGGACCTGCGCACGGGCGCGGAGGTGGTGTGCCGCCGCATCCGGGCGCTCCAGACGGTGCGGGACGACCTGGGGACGCTCGCGGCGGTCGCGCTGTCGGAGCCTGAGACCGTGCGGGCCGTGGCGGAGAGTGGCGCGCGGAGCCTGGAGGTCGCGGGCCGCAATCACTCGCGGCAGACCGTGGTCGCGGGGCCTCGTGAGCAGTTGGAGCAGCTGCGCGCGTTCCTGGAACGGCACGGCAAGGGCTTCACCTTCATCTCCAGCCGGTACCCGTTCCACCACCCGAGCCTGGCGCCCGCGGTCGCCGCGTTCCGCGCGAGCCTCGCGGACCTCGACGTTCATCCGGCGCGGGGGCCCATCTATTCGCCCATCGAGCGGAAGGCGTACGGAGGTGGCCGGTCCGAGCTGGCGGGGGCGCTCGCGTCCCACCTGGTGCGTCCCTTCGACTTCCCGGGCGCGGTGGAGGCGCTGGTGGGCGCGGGCTGCACCCGGTTCGTTGACTGCGGCACGGCGGGACGGCTCACGCGCATCGTCCAGCGGATCCTCCCCTCGGACACGTCCGTGGCGCTGACGTCGCTGGACCGTGCGCTGCCCGTGACCCCGCCAGCCGCGTCGCCTGTTGTTCGGGACGCGGAGACCGTGGCTCCGGCCATCGCGGTGGTGTCCCTGGGCTGCATGCTTCCGGGTGGCGCGAAGGATCCGGAGACGTACTGGAGGAACATCCAGCGGGGCATCAGCGGCATCGTCGACACGGGCCTGAGCCACCCCGACCAGGTCGTGGACTTCATGGGTCCGGCGGTGACTCCGGACCGCACGTACACGCTGCTCACCGGGCGGGTCCTGGACACGGACCTCGTCCCGCCCCCGGGCATCCAGCCGGACCGCTTCCAGCGCTATGGGCGCGAGCAGCAACTGCTGGCGATCGCGCTCACCCAGGCGATGGAGTCCCTGCGGTCCAGGGCGCCGCGTGCGCCCGGACGGATCCAGTGTCTGCTCGGCTCCACCGCGGACGGCTCTCCCGAGTACGACGACGCGTTGTGCCTGGAGGCGGGCGAGGCCCTGCTGCGCGCACGAGGTGAGACGGCGCTGGAGTTCTCCGCGCTGATGCGTGAGGCGCTGGGGGTCAGCGCCACGTCCGCCGAGCTCGCGCCGCACCCCACGCTCCAGGCGGTGGTGACGGACGTGGTGGGTGCGGGCGTGTCCACAATGCTGCTGGATGCGGCCTGTGCTTCGTCGCTCTACGCCATCGCGTTGGGGATGAAGGCGCTGGAGCGCGACGAGGCCGACCTGGTGCTCGCGGGTGGAGTGTTCTCTCCGGGCCCGGGCAACAGCTGCCTGTTCTCGCAGTTCAAGGGGCTCTCCGCGACGGGGAGCCGGCCCTTCGATGAGCGCGCGGATGGCGTCATCTTCGGCGAGGGCGCTGGCGTGGTCGGCCTGATGCGCCTGGAGGACGCCGTGTCCAAGGGGCTGCGGGTCCACGCAGTCATCCGGGGCGCGGGGCTCTCCAGCGACGGGCGCAGCAGCTCCGCCAACGTCCCTCGCGCGGAGGGTCAGGTGGCCGCGATGGAGGCGTGCTACGCGGCGGCGGGCGTCGAGCCTTCGTCCATCCAGTACATCGAGGCGCACGGCACGGCCACGCCGGCCGGTGACACTACGGAGTTGCAGTCGATCGGCCGCGTCTTCGGCGGCAAGCGCAAGGGCCTCCAGCTCGCCAGCGTGAAGGCGCTGATCGGCCATGTCGGCTGGGCCGCGGGGGCGGCTTCGGTCATCAAGCTGTGCAAGGCCCTGGAGCACCGGAGCTTCCCGCCGCAGTCCCACTTCGATCGTCCGGGCGCGGGGCTGCGAGCGCTCGGGCCGGACTTCGAGGTGAGCACGCGGGAGCAGCCGTGGCCGGAGAATGGGATGGATCCCCGCCGGGCCGCCACGAATGGCTTCGGCTTTGGCGGCACGAACGCGCACCTGGTGCTGGAGGAGTACCGGGGCGGCACGGTCGCGCCGCGCGCTCGGGCCGTGCCCACGGCGGGTCACGAACTGGTGGTGGTGGCCGCGGAGGGGATGTTCCCGGAGGCGCGCTTCGACGCCCGGGGCCTGCGGCTGCCCGCGTCCGTGCGGCTGTTGCCGGACATCACCGAGGACATGGACCTCACGCAGCACCTGGGGCTCATCGTCGCGAGCGACGTGGTGAAGAAGCTCGGGGCCTTTGATTCGCTGAGGACGGGGACGGCCATCGTCCTGGGGCTGGAGGGAAAGACGCGCCGGGGCGTGGAGGCCACGCAGCGCGTGCTGGCGGACTCCACGCGGCGCAGGTTGCGCGAGCACGTCCAGAGATCGCCGGAGTCCGCACGACTCCTGCCGCTGGTGGACCGACTGCATGCGGCGGTGGGCGCGCTGCGGCCCTCCGGGCCCTACACGCTCCAGGGGATGATGCCCAACGTCACGCCGGGGCGGGTGGCGGGAGCACTGGACACCAAGGGGCCGAACTTCGTGGTGGACGCGGGGGCCCACACGCTGGCCGCGTCACTGCGGGCCTCGCGGGCCCTGCTGGACAGTGGGTTCGAGCTGGTGCTCGTGGGCAGCGCCCACGTGCGGCGCCCGGGAGAAGGCTCCACCGCGGCCATGCCTGAGGAGGGCATGGCGATGCTCGCGGTGACCACGGCCGAGAAGGCGGAAGCGCGGGGCTTGAAGCCGCTGTGCCACTTGCGGATGTCCGAAGAGGCGGGTTCCGGTCCGGGCGTCACGCTGCCGCCCCACTCCGCCCAGGAGGCCCAGGAAGTCCTCCGTGCGGTGCGCGCCGCCTCCGAGGGACTGGCGACCACGCTGCGCTTCCATCCGGAGGCCGCGACCGGCACACGGCTGGTGGTCCAGCTTCGTCCTGGCATCAGTGCCCAGCCGGGTGCACCGGCGGCGGCGCACCTCACGAACCTGTCCGACAGTCGGACAGGTTTGGAGAACCGCAAGCTCCCGCTGACGGTCCCCGTCGGCCCTGCCTCTGCGCCTGCCGTGGCCGGGGGGCTGCCCGTCCTGCCGAGCAATGGGAACTGGTCCGACAGTCGGACCAGTTTGGACGACCACGCCGGACAGGAGGCGGCCGACGGCTTCGACCACTCGGCCCCCATCCGCTACCACGCGCCGGTGCTCGTCGAGCGTCCGGCCCCGGTGACCGGACCGTCGGCGCTGCGCGGCCGGCGGGTGCTGTTCATCGCGCAGGACGAGTCCCTGGCCCGTGAGCTTGCGGCCCAGGCACATGAGGCCTGCGGTCCCGAGTTCCGCATCGTCCACGCGGGTGCCTCGGACGCTGCCTCGCGGATCCACGGCATCGACCTCACGCGGGAGGAGACCGCGGAGTCTGGGCTGGCGGCACTCGGCTTCGAGCCACAGGTCATCGTCTCGGTCTGCCGGATGGCCTTTGACGCCAGCGAGTCCTCCGTGGTCGCGGACACGGCCTTGCGTCACGAGGCGCTGGAGCTGCTCTTCCTGTCCGCCCGCCGTGCCTATGCGGGACTGACCGCGGGCACGGTGACGCTGGCGAGCCTGTGCATCGGCGGTATCGGTCCGCGCCGGACGCTGCACCCCGTCACGGGCCTCTTCGCGGGCCTGCTCAAGTCCCTGGGCCGTGAGGTTCCGGCGCACGGCATCCGGGCCATCGCCACGACCCCGCTCCCGCTCCTCACCGCGCTCGGCCACGTCGCCTCCGAGCTGGGCACAGGCGACGACACCGCTCCCGTCGAGGTCTGCTTCGACGGGTCCGTCCGCTGCGTCCGGCTGCTCCAACCCACGGAGGTCCCGGCACGGCCCGCAACGACGCTCGACTCCCGGTCGGTGGTCCTGCTCACGGGCGGTGGGCGTGGCGTGACCGCCGTCCTCGCCGGAGCTCTGCTCAAGCGGTACGGCTGCAAGGTCGTCCTCCTGGGCCGCAGCGACCCGTCCGACGCCCCCGAGCGCGTGCTCCAGGCGCGCGACGAGGAACTGGGCACCGTGGAGCGCGAGTTCTACGCCTCCGAGCTCGCTCGCGACCCCTCCGTGCGGATGCCCGCGCTGCGAGCGCGCTTCGAGCGCCACCTGGCCGTGCGCGAGCTGCGGGCCACGCTCGACGGACTCACGCGGCTTCCTGGGCAGATGACCTACCGGGCCGCGGACGTCACCCGTCCCGAGGAGGTGGACCGCGTCGTGGAAGCGCTGCTCCGCGAACACGGGCGGCTCGACCTGGTGGTCCACGGCGCCGGCACGCAGGTCTCCAAGAAGCTCCACCGCCGCCGACTCACGGAGCTGCGGAGCACGCTGGACACCAAGCTGCTGGGGCTGCGCAACCTCCGCGAAGCCTGCGCCCGCCGCCTCCCCGCCCCCGTTCCGTTCCACGTCCTGACCTCCGCGTTCAGCTACATCGGCAATGACGGACAGGCGGACTACGGGGCCGCGAACGAGGCGCTGGACCGGCTCTGCGCCTGGGTCAGCGACGCGCGCCAGGACGTGCAGTGGTGCAGCGTGGGCTGGCTCGCCTGGGACGGCATCGGCATGACGCGCGGCTCGGAGTACCGCGTCCTCGGGGCCAGCCGCCGGCTGCGCGGCATCCGCGCCGACGAGGGCGAAGCGCTCTTCCTCCAGCTGGTGGACGGCCAGCCCGTCCAACCCATCAACGTCCAGCTCACCGAGAGCGAGCGCGCCTTCTACGGCCTGGAGGTCCTCGCCCCGCCGCCGCCCACCCCGGAGCCGCCCCGTCCCTCGCGGAGGGAGCTCACGGTCAACGCCGCGAGCATCCCGTGCCTGGAGGACCACCTCGTCCGGGGCACGCCCACCCTGCCCGGCGCCTGGGCCCTGGACCTGATGTTCCAGGCGGCCCTGGACGACGCGCGTCCCGAGCTGCGCACCGTCACCATCGAGGACATCCGGTTCTCACGCTTCATCCGCGTGAAGCCAGGAGGACAGCAGTCCTTGCGCGCCGAGTGCACCCCGCTGACCGACGCCCCGGGCCGGCACAGCGTGCAGGTGAAGCTGACGGGCGACATCGTCCATGCCTCCGGCGTGGTGCTGGAGCGCGACCTCGTCTACGCCGAGGCCCGCTTCACGCTGACGGCGGAGCCGCCGCGAACCTCGCCTCAACTGGAGGCCGCCCGCGCTTCGGGCCATGGCGTGTCCGTGCACGACCCGCACTGCGCCACGGGCTCTCCCATCGAGCTGCGCAGGATGTTCGACTGCCTGGAGGAGATCCGCCTGGAGCAGGACGCCCGCTTCGCGCGGCTCGGACTGCCGGAGGTCTCCCAGCAAGCGGGCCACGGCGTGCCCGCGCTCGTGCTGGACGCGGCCCTGCGGTTGAGCGCGATGCACGTGGCGGGCGTGTCGAACGACGTGTTCGCCCCCGTCGGCGTCCAGCGGGCCACGTTCGACCGGGACCTGGTGTCGCATGACGCCCGAGCCCCCCGCCGCCTCACGCTGAAGGCGCTCGCCCCCCGCGTGGAGGGAGAGCTGCTCCAGTGCGGCACCGTGGCGGCGCATGACGAAGCGGGCCGGCTGCGGATGCTCGTCGAAGGCGGCATCGCCCGCCCCATGGCCTGA